A portion of the Blattabacterium clevelandi genome contains these proteins:
- the menD gene encoding 2-succinyl-5-enolpyruvyl-6-hydroxy-3-cyclohexene-1-carboxylic-acid synthase, whose protein sequence is MYSNKKIVQSLGEILISKSIFHIIISPGSRNAPIIIHFTQHNSFKTYSIVDERCAGFFALGIAQKIKKPVVLSCTSGSSVVNYYPAVTEAFYQNIPLIFITADRPKKIIDILEGQSIDQENIFQNHVESSIQLTEEESKLGLWYNDRLINESINKCIFKKKPIHINIPFSEPLYETTNFLQVKPKIIKTLPVINYIEKSKYYKKEEFIWKKSKKKMILLGLYHSEKKLEKILKKLSLDSSIVIFTETTSHLYGKLFFSCIDQLVFSIKNKEWINLKPNILLTIGGNIISKKIKFFLRKYPPIYHWHIGENIKNYPDTYYSLTNFWSIKPEFFFKIFHGNNLQSSDYRYRWEILRKKRRKKNNFFLKKEKSFSDLKVLFLIFKSIPKYSILQLGNSTIIRYYQLFDKKKYSVKSYCNRGTSGIEGCVSTAIGYAVKSKKIVTLIIGDISFFYDSNALWNNYTPNNFRIILMNNGGGNIFRFLSEKKISKKIFNFFETKHFFTAKKICEMHNWKYEIVSDNLSLKNSLYIFWNKSDRPFLLEINTQKSNNAEILKKYLSYLS, encoded by the coding sequence ATGTATTCGAATAAAAAAATAGTACAAAGTTTAGGTGAAATATTAATATCAAAATCAATATTTCATATAATAATATCTCCAGGTTCTAGAAATGCTCCCATAATTATCCATTTTACACAGCATAATTCATTCAAAACTTATAGTATTGTCGACGAGCGTTGTGCTGGATTTTTTGCTTTAGGAATAGCGCAAAAAATAAAAAAACCTGTAGTTCTTAGTTGTACTTCTGGGTCTTCTGTAGTAAACTATTATCCTGCAGTTACGGAAGCATTTTATCAAAATATTCCACTTATTTTTATTACTGCAGATAGACCAAAAAAAATTATAGATATTCTTGAAGGACAATCTATTGATCAAGAAAATATTTTTCAAAATCATGTCGAATCTTCTATTCAATTAACAGAAGAAGAATCTAAATTAGGATTATGGTATAATGATAGATTAATCAATGAATCTATTAATAAATGTATTTTTAAAAAAAAACCTATACATATTAATATCCCTTTTTCAGAACCTCTTTATGAGACTACAAATTTTTTACAAGTAAAACCTAAAATTATAAAAACTTTACCTGTAATAAATTATATTGAAAAATCTAAATATTATAAAAAAGAAGAATTTATATGGAAAAAATCCAAAAAAAAAATGATTTTATTAGGATTATATCATTCAGAAAAAAAATTGGAAAAAATTTTAAAAAAATTAAGTCTAGATTCTTCTATAGTCATTTTTACCGAAACTACATCTCATTTATACGGAAAATTATTTTTTTCATGTATAGATCAACTTGTTTTTAGTATAAAAAATAAAGAATGGATAAATTTAAAACCCAATATTTTATTAACTATTGGTGGAAATATTATATCTAAAAAAATAAAATTTTTTTTACGAAAATACCCACCTATATATCATTGGCATATAGGAGAAAATATAAAAAATTACCCAGATACTTATTATAGTCTAACGAATTTTTGGTCAATAAAACCTGAATTTTTTTTCAAAATATTTCATGGAAATAATTTACAATCCTCTGATTATAGATATAGATGGGAAATATTGAGAAAAAAAAGAAGAAAAAAAAATAATTTTTTTTTAAAAAAAGAAAAAAGTTTTTCAGATCTTAAAGTTTTATTTTTGATATTTAAATCTATTCCTAAATATTCCATTTTACAATTAGGAAACAGTACTATAATACGCTATTATCAACTTTTTGATAAAAAAAAATATTCTGTTAAATCTTATTGTAATAGAGGAACTTCAGGAATAGAGGGGTGTGTTTCTACTGCTATAGGTTATGCTGTAAAAAGCAAAAAAATAGTAACTTTAATTATTGGTGATATCAGTTTTTTTTATGATAGTAATGCTTTATGGAACAATTATACTCCAAACAATTTCCGTATTATACTTATGAACAATGGAGGAGGAAATATTTTCAGATTTTTATCAGAAAAAAAAATTTCTAAAAAAATTTTTAATTTTTTTGAAACAAAACATTTTTTTACTGCAAAAAAAATTTGTGAAATGCATAATTGGAAATATGAAATAGTATCCGATAACCTTTCTTTAAAAAATAGTTTGTATATTTTTTGGAATAAATCGGATAGACCTTTTCTTTTAGAAATTAATACTCAAAAATCTAATAACGCAGAAATACTAAAAAAATATTTATCCTATTTATCTTAA
- the prfB gene encoding peptide chain release factor 2 — protein MIIKDEIQSISERINRIHKVLNIDEINKYLDKEQKKFLNPNYWSNYKESKNLIKHLHVMKTCIKDFFELKSSLEELELIFSLSKEENLEKDLQIQLHKTRKLLSNLELKNFLSEKEDNLNAILQISSGAGGTESCDWSSMLMRMYIMWAEKKKYSVKNIHLIPGDITGIKSIILEFKGIYAFGYLKGENGVHRLIRISPFDNNSKRHTSFSSVYVYPSVDKNIKIDIKISDIHWETFRSSGSGGQNVNKVETGVRLRHIPTGITIENTESRSQIQNRQRALHLLKSRLFEIEINKKNEKKNQIKSEKKKIEWGYQIRNYIMHPYQLVKDLRTGYETKNINSVMDGEIDVFLKKFMVYNKKIKNFFTH, from the coding sequence ATGATCATAAAGGATGAAATACAATCTATTTCAGAAAGAATTAACAGGATTCATAAAGTTCTTAACATTGATGAGATTAATAAATATCTTGATAAAGAACAAAAAAAATTTTTAAATCCTAATTATTGGAGTAATTATAAAGAATCTAAAAATTTGATCAAACATTTACATGTTATGAAAACATGTATAAAAGATTTTTTTGAATTAAAAAGTTCTCTAGAAGAATTAGAATTAATATTTTCCCTCTCTAAAGAAGAAAATCTGGAAAAAGATCTTCAAATTCAATTACATAAAACAAGAAAATTACTATCAAATTTAGAATTAAAAAACTTTCTTTCTGAAAAAGAAGATAATTTGAATGCTATACTTCAAATTTCTTCTGGAGCAGGGGGAACTGAAAGCTGTGATTGGAGTTCTATGCTAATGAGAATGTATATTATGTGGGCTGAAAAAAAAAAATACTCTGTAAAAAATATTCATCTTATTCCTGGAGATATAACGGGAATAAAATCCATTATATTAGAATTCAAAGGAATATATGCTTTTGGATATTTAAAAGGAGAAAATGGAGTACATAGATTAATCCGTATATCTCCATTTGATAATAATTCAAAACGTCATACTTCTTTTTCTTCTGTTTATGTCTATCCTTCAGTAGATAAAAATATAAAAATTGATATCAAAATATCTGATATTCATTGGGAAACTTTTCGATCTTCTGGATCAGGAGGACAAAATGTCAATAAAGTAGAAACAGGAGTTAGATTACGTCATATTCCAACCGGAATTACTATTGAAAATACCGAATCTCGTTCACAAATACAAAATAGACAAAGAGCTTTGCATCTTCTAAAATCTAGATTATTTGAAATAGAAATAAACAAAAAAAATGAAAAAAAAAATCAAATAAAATCTGAAAAAAAAAAAATAGAATGGGGATATCAAATACGAAATTATATCATGCATCCTTATCAATTAGTAAAAGACTTACGGACAGGTTATGAAACTAAAAATATTAATTCCGTAATGGATGGAGAAATAGATGTTTTTCTAAAAAAATTTATGGTATATAACAAAAAAATTAAAAATTTTTTTACCCATTAA
- the cmk gene encoding (d)CMP kinase, with translation MNRKMIIAIDGYSASGKSTLAKNLSKKLKYTYIDTGAMYRSITLLAIRKKIFHSDLWNIKNFLPFLININFQFKWNNKLNRTDILINKENVQSKIRSIEVTNKVSLIASIPEIREKLTIIQRNFENKQGIVMDGRDIGSNIFPKSDLKIFMKGSIEIRSYRRFEYLKKKGKKISYEEVKKNIFYRDMMDLYRKISPLKKPKDSIEIDSTLISTEKQLNMVLQLIENIKFCQKK, from the coding sequence ATGAATCGAAAAATGATTATAGCTATAGATGGATATTCAGCTTCTGGAAAAAGTACTTTAGCTAAAAATCTTTCTAAAAAATTAAAATATACTTATATAGATACCGGAGCTATGTATAGAAGTATAACATTATTAGCTATTAGAAAAAAAATTTTTCATAGTGATTTGTGGAATATAAAAAATTTTCTTCCTTTTTTGATAAATATAAATTTCCAATTTAAATGGAATAATAAATTAAATAGAACTGATATCCTTATCAATAAAGAAAATGTTCAATCTAAAATTCGATCAATAGAAGTAACTAATAAAGTTAGTTTAATAGCTAGTATTCCAGAAATTCGAGAAAAACTAACAATTATACAAAGAAATTTTGAAAATAAACAAGGAATTGTTATGGATGGGAGAGATATAGGATCTAATATATTTCCTAAATCGGATTTAAAAATTTTTATGAAAGGATCTATAGAAATTCGTTCTTATAGAAGATTTGAATATCTTAAAAAAAAAGGGAAAAAAATTTCTTATGAAGAAGTAAAAAAAAATATTTTTTATAGAGATATGATGGATTTATATAGAAAAATTTCTCCACTTAAAAAACCAAAAGATTCTATAGAAATAGATAGTACATTGATTAGTACTGAAAAACAATTAAATATGGTACTTCAATTAATAGAAAATATTAAATTTTGTCAAAAAAAATAA
- the tyrS gene encoding tyrosine--tRNA ligase — MKNIIDELSWRGLIQNSVPGVEKQLKKTTTIYIGFDPTSDSLHIGSLLPIIILIHFQKMGHKSLILIGGATGFIGDPSGKYDQRIFLKKKTLQENIESIKKQLSKLLDSYSKKIEFINNFDWIKNISFLEFIRNIGKHFTINYMISKDSVKKRIQDNKKYKGISFMEFTYTLIQGYDFFYLNKKKNCLLQVGGSDQWGNITTGIELIKKKTGKKAYGITFPLVTRTDGLKFGKSKKEGNIWLDDNRTSPYKFYQFWINISDIEIENFIKKYTFFSKKKIEKLILKHRKNPEKRLLQKKLASEITKWVHGKKSYEKVVKISHILFGKKYTNNLFSSLDEDILNSLYDNIPHMHLPDKDFRKGIFLLDLLKKSNLFKSKSEANRALNLNSIYINKKIIKKNILLKKENVIKKKYILLQFGKKMFFIIKIE; from the coding sequence ATGAAAAATATTATTGATGAACTCTCTTGGAGAGGGTTAATACAAAATAGTGTTCCTGGTGTAGAAAAACAATTAAAAAAAACTACTACTATATATATAGGGTTCGATCCGACATCTGATTCTTTACATATAGGTAGCTTACTTCCAATTATTATATTAATTCACTTTCAAAAAATGGGGCATAAATCCTTAATATTAATTGGAGGAGCAACAGGTTTTATAGGAGATCCATCAGGAAAATATGATCAAAGAATTTTTTTAAAAAAAAAAACATTACAAGAAAATATAGAATCTATTAAAAAACAATTATCTAAATTATTAGATAGTTATTCAAAAAAAATAGAATTTATAAATAATTTTGATTGGATAAAAAATATTTCTTTTTTAGAATTTATCAGAAATATAGGAAAACATTTTACTATAAATTACATGATATCTAAAGATTCTGTTAAAAAACGTATTCAAGATAATAAAAAATATAAAGGAATATCTTTCATGGAATTCACTTATACTCTTATACAAGGATATGATTTTTTTTATTTAAATAAAAAAAAAAATTGTTTATTACAAGTTGGGGGATCTGATCAATGGGGAAATATAACTACTGGAATAGAACTTATTAAAAAAAAAACAGGAAAAAAAGCATATGGAATTACTTTTCCTTTAGTTACAAGAACTGATGGATTAAAATTTGGAAAAAGTAAGAAAGAAGGAAATATATGGTTAGATGATAATCGAACTTCTCCATATAAATTTTATCAATTTTGGATCAATATTTCAGATATTGAAATTGAAAATTTTATTAAAAAATATACTTTTTTTTCCAAAAAAAAAATTGAAAAATTAATTTTAAAACATAGAAAAAATCCAGAAAAAAGACTATTACAAAAAAAATTAGCATCGGAAATCACTAAATGGGTTCATGGGAAAAAATCTTATGAAAAAGTAGTAAAGATTTCACATATTTTATTTGGAAAAAAATATACAAATAATCTATTTTCATCTTTAGATGAAGATATACTTAATTCTCTTTACGATAATATTCCGCATATGCATTTACCTGATAAAGATTTTAGAAAAGGAATTTTTTTATTAGATTTATTAAAAAAAAGTAATCTTTTTAAATCTAAAAGTGAAGCTAATCGTGCTTTAAATTTAAATTCTATTTATATAAATAAAAAAATTATCAAAAAAAATATACTTCTTAAAAAAGAAAATGTAATAAAAAAAAAATATATTTTACTTCAGTTTGGAAAAAAAATGTTTTTTATTATAAAAATTGAATAA
- the era gene encoding GTPase Era has protein sequence MINHKHKSGFVNIIGFPNVGKSTLMNSLVGENISIITNKPQTTRHRILGIIDEYDYQIIFSDTPGIMIKPIYSMQKIMMKYVKKSLEDADIVLFTTEIGKFYLLNKYLSFLNFLKEKKIPILILINKIDKIGVVYSENILYDTINYWNNFFPNSEILPISALKDINQDLLLNKILDLLSKGPPYYPKGILSDRSERFFVNEIIREKIFLMYKKEIPYSVEIYTEKFKNGKNSIHIDSSIYVERDSQKGILIGKKGNSINKLGYFSIQGIENFFSKKVWLRLNVKICKNWRSNYKKLKNFGY, from the coding sequence GTGATTAATCATAAACATAAATCTGGTTTTGTTAATATTATAGGATTTCCAAATGTAGGCAAATCAACATTAATGAATTCTCTTGTAGGAGAAAATATATCTATAATCACCAATAAACCACAAACAACTCGTCATAGAATATTGGGGATAATAGATGAATATGATTACCAAATTATTTTTTCGGATACTCCTGGTATTATGATAAAACCGATTTATTCTATGCAAAAAATTATGATGAAATATGTAAAAAAATCTTTAGAAGACGCTGATATTGTTTTATTTACTACAGAAATAGGAAAATTTTATTTATTAAATAAATATTTATCTTTTTTGAATTTTCTAAAAGAGAAAAAAATTCCCATTCTTATATTAATCAATAAAATTGATAAAATTGGAGTGGTATATAGTGAAAATATATTGTATGATACGATTAATTATTGGAATAATTTTTTTCCTAATTCAGAAATATTACCAATATCTGCATTAAAAGATATAAATCAAGATTTGTTACTAAATAAAATTTTAGATTTATTATCTAAAGGACCTCCTTATTATCCTAAAGGAATTTTAAGTGATAGATCTGAACGGTTTTTTGTAAATGAAATAATTAGAGAAAAAATATTTTTAATGTATAAAAAAGAAATTCCTTATTCTGTGGAAATTTATACGGAAAAATTTAAGAATGGAAAGAATAGCATACATATAGATTCTTCTATATATGTAGAGCGTGATTCACAAAAAGGAATTTTAATTGGAAAAAAAGGAAATTCTATCAATAAATTAGGATATTTTTCTATACAAGGAATAGAGAATTTTTTTAGTAAAAAAGTATGGTTAAGATTAAATGTAAAAATATGCAAAAATTGGCGTTCAAATTATAAAAAACTAAAAAATTTTGGATATTAA
- a CDS encoding SanA/YdcF family protein: protein MPYNTFGVVLGTSKYLHGGGINAYFKYRIDAAFFLFSHKKIRYIIVSGDNREKNYNEPKMMKKELIKKGIPDYFIYEDFFGISTIHSVLRVYKIFNQKKFTIISQKFHNERAIFIGNCLGLDIIGFNAKNIPFDWKIQIREIFARIKAILDIFLFFFKQKN from the coding sequence ATTCCATATAATACATTTGGTGTTGTTTTAGGAACTTCTAAATATTTACATGGTGGGGGGATCAATGCCTATTTTAAATATAGAATAGATGCAGCTTTTTTTCTTTTCTCTCATAAAAAAATTCGTTACATTATTGTTAGTGGAGATAATAGAGAAAAAAATTATAATGAACCAAAAATGATGAAAAAAGAATTAATAAAAAAAGGAATTCCCGATTATTTTATATATGAAGACTTTTTTGGAATTAGTACTATACATTCTGTATTAAGAGTTTATAAAATTTTTAATCAAAAAAAATTTACCATTATTTCTCAAAAATTTCATAATGAAAGAGCCATATTTATTGGAAATTGTTTAGGATTAGATATCATAGGTTTTAACGCAAAAAATATTCCTTTTGATTGGAAAATACAGATTAGGGAAATTTTCGCTAGAATTAAAGCTATATTGGACATATTTTTATTTTTTTTTAAACAAAAAAATTAA
- a CDS encoding type III PLP-dependent enzyme domain-containing protein: MKIRYSDLIDQTFNFPTEEFTIKNNFLEFHGIPLIDLIKKYGTPLKFNYLPKISQNIQKAKKWFKKAIHSNQYKNKYTYCYCTKSSHFYFVLEEVLKNNISIETSYAYDIEIIKNLYQKGKMNKNIEIICNGFKTHNYIKNISELINNGFYNTIPILDNYDELEKLSFFIHYPFKLGIRIASEEEPKFEFYTSRLGIGYKDILIFYLNKIKNNSKIVLKMLHFFINTGIKDTSYYWNELFKCLHIYAKLKKIAPELDILNIGGGFPIKTSMSFKYDYEYITNEIVYQIKKFCKNENILEPHIYTEFGAYTVGESGGIIYKILNQKKQNDREKWNMIDSSFMTTLPDTWAINSRFIMMAINRWNDSYERVFLGGLTCDSDDYYNSEQHMNAIYLPCFREKKPLYIGFFNTGAYQDTISGYGGVHHCLIPQPIHILINYDEKKNLVYKIFRYSQKHEEILKILGY, translated from the coding sequence ATGAAAATTCGATATTCTGATCTTATAGATCAAACTTTTAATTTTCCTACAGAGGAATTTACTATTAAAAATAATTTTTTAGAATTTCATGGAATTCCATTAATAGATCTCATTAAAAAATATGGAACTCCATTAAAATTTAATTATTTACCAAAAATTTCTCAAAATATACAAAAAGCAAAAAAATGGTTTAAAAAAGCAATTCATTCTAATCAATATAAAAATAAATATACCTATTGTTATTGTACAAAAAGTTCTCATTTTTATTTTGTATTAGAAGAAGTATTAAAAAATAATATTAGCATTGAAACTTCATATGCTTATGATATAGAAATCATTAAAAATCTTTATCAAAAAGGTAAAATGAATAAAAATATTGAAATTATTTGTAATGGATTTAAAACTCATAACTATATAAAAAATATATCAGAATTAATTAACAATGGTTTTTACAATACTATTCCAATATTAGATAATTATGATGAATTGGAAAAATTAAGTTTTTTTATACATTATCCATTTAAATTAGGCATACGTATTGCATCTGAAGAAGAACCAAAATTTGAATTTTATACTTCTCGATTAGGAATAGGATATAAAGATATTCTTATTTTTTATTTAAATAAAATAAAAAATAATTCAAAAATAGTACTAAAAATGTTACATTTTTTTATAAATACAGGAATAAAAGATACCTCTTATTACTGGAATGAACTTTTTAAATGTTTACATATTTACGCTAAATTAAAAAAAATTGCACCTGAATTAGATATCCTAAATATAGGAGGCGGGTTCCCTATTAAAACATCTATGTCATTTAAATACGACTATGAATACATAACCAATGAAATTGTTTATCAAATAAAAAAATTTTGTAAAAATGAGAATATTTTAGAGCCACATATATATACAGAATTTGGGGCCTATACAGTAGGAGAAAGTGGTGGAATTATTTATAAAATACTTAATCAAAAAAAGCAAAATGATAGAGAAAAATGGAATATGATAGATAGTTCTTTTATGACAACTCTTCCGGATACTTGGGCTATAAATAGTCGGTTTATTATGATGGCGATAAATCGTTGGAATGATTCTTATGAAAGAGTATTTTTAGGTGGATTAACCTGTGATAGTGATGATTATTATAATTCAGAACAACATATGAATGCGATATATCTTCCCTGTTTTCGTGAAAAAAAACCGCTTTATATTGGATTTTTTAATACTGGAGCATATCAAGATACAATAAGTGGATATGGAGGGGTACATCATTGTCTCATACCCCAACCAATCCATATATTAATCAATTATGACGAAAAAAAAAACTTAGTATATAAAATATTTCGTTATTCACAAAAACATGAAGAAATATTAAAAATATTAGGTTATTGA
- the speB gene encoding agmatinase, protein MKTKTFAGIPKKYATLEKSKIVLIPVPYDYTGTWKKGSKKGPKAFLSASEHMELYDIETNSEVYKRGIYISYPPISNYSFSSKKMIEKVYDITKKYLFKKKFVTLIGGVHSISIGSIRAFGEKYPDMSILHMDAHTDLRPTYNGDPYNHACSMYEASKKYPIIQIGIRSMNILEKRYIQNDNIFYFHEIYQNDLWMKKAIQRLSKNVFISIDIDVFDPSIAPSTGTPEPGGFFWYEILKFLKMVFENKQIIGFDIVELLPNEKDFSTDFLSVKLYYKLLSYKYELIYSPL, encoded by the coding sequence ATGAAAACAAAAACTTTTGCTGGAATTCCTAAAAAATATGCTACTCTTGAAAAATCTAAAATTGTCCTTATTCCTGTACCATATGATTATACAGGAACGTGGAAAAAAGGGTCTAAAAAAGGTCCTAAAGCATTTTTATCTGCATCAGAACATATGGAATTATATGATATAGAAACTAATTCTGAAGTTTATAAAAGAGGGATATATATTTCTTATCCTCCTATAAGTAATTATTCATTTTCTTCCAAAAAAATGATAGAAAAAGTATACGATATTACTAAAAAATATCTTTTTAAAAAAAAATTTGTAACTCTAATCGGTGGTGTCCATTCCATATCTATAGGAAGTATTCGCGCATTTGGAGAAAAATATCCTGATATGAGTATTCTTCACATGGATGCACATACAGATTTACGTCCTACATACAATGGTGATCCTTATAATCACGCTTGTTCTATGTATGAAGCTTCAAAAAAATATCCAATTATACAAATAGGAATTCGAAGTATGAATATACTAGAAAAAAGGTATATCCAAAATGATAATATTTTTTATTTCCATGAAATATATCAAAATGATTTATGGATGAAAAAAGCAATTCAAAGATTATCTAAAAATGTATTTATAAGTATAGATATAGATGTTTTTGATCCAAGTATAGCCCCATCTACAGGAACTCCAGAACCAGGAGGTTTTTTTTGGTACGAAATTTTAAAATTTTTAAAAATGGTTTTTGAAAATAAACAAATTATAGGTTTTGATATTGTTGAACTTTTACCCAATGAAAAAGATTTTTCTACAGATTTTTTATCTGTTAAACTTTATTATAAATTATTATCATACAAGTACGAATTAATTTATTCTCCATTATGA
- a CDS encoding beta-ketoacyl-ACP reductase: protein MKLLNGKIAIVTGGSGDIGKSIVKTFVKNGAKVIFTFFSSNKNAKKLSDELGDSVVSYKIDLKNLNSSKELVKKVIEKFGVIDILVNNAGIIKDNFLFRMSETDWDQVIRTNIYSIFNLTKYVIFPMIKQKNGSIINMSSIIGITGNSGQSNYSASKAGIIGFTKSISKELGKKNIRCNVIAPGYISTKMNSHIQLKIKKNWINKISLKRPGIPQDVANCSLFLASDLSNYITGSVFNVNGGMI, encoded by the coding sequence ATGAAACTTTTAAATGGAAAAATAGCCATAGTTACAGGTGGATCAGGAGATATAGGAAAATCTATTGTGAAAACATTTGTAAAAAATGGTGCAAAGGTTATTTTTACCTTTTTTTCTTCAAATAAAAATGCTAAAAAATTATCTGATGAATTGGGAGATTCGGTAGTTTCATACAAAATTGATCTTAAAAATTTAAATTCTTCAAAAGAATTAGTTAAAAAAGTTATAGAAAAATTTGGAGTTATAGATATATTAGTGAATAATGCAGGAATTATAAAAGATAACTTTTTATTTAGAATGTCGGAAACAGATTGGGATCAAGTCATTAGAACTAATATTTATTCTATTTTTAATTTAACCAAATATGTAATATTTCCTATGATAAAACAAAAAAATGGAAGTATTATTAATATGAGTTCTATCATAGGAATAACCGGAAATTCAGGACAATCTAATTATTCAGCATCTAAAGCAGGAATTATAGGATTTACTAAATCAATATCTAAAGAATTAGGAAAAAAAAATATTCGTTGTAATGTTATAGCACCTGGCTATATTTCTACAAAAATGAATTCGCATATTCAATTAAAAATAAAAAAAAATTGGATCAATAAAATTTCATTAAAGAGACCTGGAATACCTCAAGATGTAGCTAACTGTAGTTTATTTCTAGCTTCTGATTTATCTAATTATATTACTGGATCCGTATTTAATGTTAATGGAGGAATGATTTAA